From Pararhodobacter zhoushanensis, the proteins below share one genomic window:
- a CDS encoding ATP-binding protein, whose amino-acid sequence MTLNILIPAALGYVVFLFVIASLAERRAESLRASGRKPRFLRSPLIYTLSLSVYCTAWTFYGAVGYAARSGLEFVTIYLGPTLVFVGWWWLLRKLVRIGKAQRVTSIADLISSRYGKSNAVGVIVTILAVVATTPYIALQLQSIALAFGAFAADQPLAPRQLALWVAVGLALFTILFGTRNLDANEQHHGVVTAIAVEAVVKLVALLAVGIWVVWGLADGPADIMARISEAERPEWEIQPGRWLGLTFLAGVAVMTLPRMFQVLVVENADESHVGVASWAFPLYLMAMSLFVLPIAVAGLTFLPPGMNPDLFVLTLPHALGQDALAMLAFLGGFSAATSMVIVAALALATMVSNHIVVPLWLSTRRRAPWPVPEAGDMRGLVLNARRLSIGVILGLGYLYFAVSGGSRALAAIGLISFAGMAQVFPALMGALYWRGASRLGAVAGLVVGALAWLYTLFLPSFGPGVMMSADLMAQGPLGIGWLRPHALFGVEGMDPLLHALFWSLALNAVAFIAGSLLSFPSPVERVQSAQFVNVFDYSRGEDRPSARGWSREAAENEAEDLLAMSQQILGGADAQGFFQAEARAQGKGGFLPDPTPDFLDRLERELAGSVGAATGHAMIAQIVGGRLVTVDDLMAVASETAQIMEHSAQLEAKSEELARTARQLREANEMLQKLSVQKDSFLSQISHELRTPMTSIRAFSEILMDDEVSPDEITRYARIIHDESIRLTRLLDDLLDLSVLEHGQVNLDIQSERLSVLLDRALMASNSVQPQRVFTIRRQTVDEDIALRTDIGRLTQVFINVLSNARKYCDATQPEIRITTRQRGGRVTVEFVDNGSGIPKKSQMLIFEKFARLTDTHQAGGAGLGLAICREIMQNLGGEIAYLPGQGGAAFRVSFPAVLQARPSRAAR is encoded by the coding sequence ATGACCCTGAACATCCTGATCCCGGCGGCGCTGGGGTATGTTGTCTTTCTGTTCGTCATCGCCTCGCTGGCCGAGCGCCGGGCGGAAAGCCTGCGGGCCTCGGGTCGCAAACCGCGCTTTCTGCGTTCGCCGCTGATCTATACGCTGTCGCTGTCGGTCTATTGCACGGCGTGGACGTTTTACGGCGCGGTGGGCTATGCGGCGCGGTCGGGGCTGGAATTCGTCACCATCTACTTGGGGCCGACACTGGTTTTCGTCGGCTGGTGGTGGCTGTTGCGCAAGCTGGTGCGGATCGGCAAGGCGCAGCGGGTGACGTCGATCGCCGACCTGATCTCGTCGCGCTACGGCAAGTCGAACGCGGTGGGGGTGATCGTCACCATTCTGGCGGTGGTCGCCACCACGCCCTATATCGCGCTGCAGCTGCAATCCATCGCGCTGGCCTTTGGCGCCTTTGCCGCCGACCAGCCGCTGGCCCCGCGCCAGCTGGCGCTGTGGGTGGCCGTGGGGCTGGCGCTGTTCACCATCCTGTTCGGCACGCGCAATCTGGATGCCAATGAACAACACCACGGCGTCGTCACCGCTATCGCGGTCGAGGCGGTGGTCAAGCTGGTCGCCCTGCTGGCCGTGGGCATCTGGGTGGTCTGGGGGCTGGCCGATGGGCCTGCCGACATCATGGCGCGCATCAGCGAGGCCGAGCGCCCCGAGTGGGAAATCCAGCCGGGGCGCTGGCTGGGGCTGACCTTTCTCGCCGGGGTGGCGGTGATGACCCTGCCGCGCATGTTTCAGGTCCTGGTGGTCGAGAATGCCGACGAAAGCCATGTCGGTGTCGCCAGCTGGGCCTTTCCGCTCTACCTGATGGCGATGAGCCTGTTCGTGCTGCCCATCGCGGTGGCCGGGCTGACCTTTCTGCCGCCGGGGATGAACCCGGATCTGTTCGTGCTGACCCTGCCGCATGCGCTGGGGCAGGACGCGCTGGCGATGCTGGCGTTTCTGGGCGGGTTTTCGGCGGCGACGTCGATGGTGATCGTCGCGGCGCTGGCGCTGGCGACGATGGTGTCCAACCACATCGTTGTACCGCTGTGGCTGAGCACGCGCAGGCGCGCACCCTGGCCGGTGCCCGAGGCCGGGGACATGCGCGGGCTGGTGCTGAACGCGCGGCGGCTGTCGATCGGGGTCATTCTGGGGCTGGGGTATCTGTATTTCGCCGTCTCGGGGGGATCGCGCGCGCTGGCGGCGATCGGCCTGATCTCGTTTGCCGGGATGGCGCAGGTGTTTCCGGCACTGATGGGGGCGTTGTACTGGCGCGGTGCCAGCCGTCTGGGGGCTGTGGCCGGGCTGGTCGTTGGCGCGCTGGCCTGGCTCTATACGCTGTTCCTGCCGTCCTTCGGGCCGGGCGTGATGATGAGCGCGGATCTGATGGCGCAGGGGCCGCTGGGCATCGGCTGGCTGCGCCCCCACGCGCTGTTCGGGGTCGAGGGGATGGACCCGTTGCTGCACGCGCTGTTCTGGTCGCTGGCGCTGAACGCGGTGGCCTTTATCGCAGGCTCGCTGCTGAGCTTTCCCAGCCCGGTCGAGCGCGTGCAATCGGCGCAGTTCGTCAATGTCTTCGACTACAGCCGCGGCGAGGATCGCCCCAGCGCCCGCGGCTGGTCGCGCGAGGCCGCCGAGAACGAGGCCGAGGATCTGCTGGCGATGTCGCAGCAGATCCTTGGCGGGGCCGATGCGCAGGGGTTCTTTCAGGCCGAGGCGCGCGCGCAGGGCAAGGGCGGCTTTTTGCCCGATCCCACGCCTGATTTTCTGGACCGGCTGGAGCGCGAACTGGCAGGCTCGGTCGGGGCGGCGACGGGCCACGCGATGATCGCGCAGATCGTCGGCGGGCGGCTGGTGACGGTGGATGACCTGATGGCGGTGGCGTCCGAGACCGCGCAGATCATGGAGCATTCCGCCCAGCTGGAAGCCAAGTCCGAGGAACTGGCCCGCACCGCCCGCCAGCTGCGCGAGGCCAACGAGATGCTGCAGAAGCTCTCGGTGCAAAAGGACAGTTTTCTCAGCCAGATCAGCCACGAGCTGCGCACGCCGATGACCTCGATCCGGGCGTTTTCGGAAATCCTGATGGATGACGAGGTCAGCCCCGACGAGATCACCCGCTACGCCCGCATCATCCATGACGAAAGCATCCGCCTGACGCGGTTGCTTGATGATCTGCTGGATCTGAGTGTGCTGGAACACGGGCAGGTCAATCTGGATATCCAGAGCGAACGGCTGAGCGTGCTGCTTGACCGGGCGCTGATGGCCTCGAATTCGGTGCAGCCGCAGCGGGTGTTCACCATCCGCCGCCAGACGGTTGACGAGGACATCGCCCTGCGCACCGACATCGGGCGGCTGACGCAGGTGTTCATCAATGTGCTGTCGAATGCCCGCAAGTATTGCGATGCCACCCAGCCCGAAATCCGCATCACCACGCGCCAGCGCGGCGGGCGGGTCACGGTGGAGTTTGTCGATAACGGGTCGGGTATTCCGAAGAAAAGCCAGATGCTGATCTTCGAGAAATTCGCCCGGCTGACCGATACGCATCAGGCCGGCGGCGCCGGGCTGGGTCTGGCGATCTGCCGCGAGATCATGCAGAATCTGGGCGGCGAGATCGCCTATCTGCCGGGGCAGGGCGGCGCGGCGTTCCGGGTCAGTTTTCCGGCGGTTTTGCAGGCCCGGCCCAGCCGCGCGGCGCGGTGA
- a CDS encoding ABC transporter ATP-binding protein, giving the protein MRSTPESDAPTVNRAHDRMLARWFWNGYARRWVPWLLLGALCMVIDGAMTGVLSALLKPMFDDVLVAGRADMVLWVALAFGATFVVRAITSFTYRTVMAYVSEKVVTGLQSKLTGHLMTLDHGFHHTHPPGHLIDRVRGDTAEVAAIFDRLIPGVARDSISILALLAVALWTDWLWTVAALVGVPLLVLPAAILQRAVRTMGIRARDASAAASTRLDEIFHGVVTIQRTGLEEQETTRLSQVLSRFVKARVRVAGGQAAMGSMSDLVAALGFALVLVLAGGQIVAGERTVGEFMTFFSAIAFLFDPLRRLGALAGTWQSVLASLERIYRLLDEKPRIAQPEGPLDPLPAPGTEEIRFDDVTFAYDGEPVLRGLSFTAEPGKTTALVGPSGAGKTTVFTLVTRLADAQAGRVSVGGADVTRTDLRSLRDLFSVVAQDSALFDETLRDNVLMGASNVSEARLAEALSAAHVDEFLPSLSDGLDTRVGPRGSALSGGQRQRVTIARALLRASPILLLDEATSALDARSEALVQQALDKLSANRTTLVIAHRLSTIRHADKIVVMEAGRVVEEGDHETLLAKGGTYARLYALQFKD; this is encoded by the coding sequence ATGCGCTCTACCCCTGAATCCGACGCCCCGACCGTCAACCGCGCCCATGATCGCATGCTGGCGCGCTGGTTCTGGAACGGGTATGCGCGCCGCTGGGTTCCCTGGCTGTTGCTGGGTGCGCTGTGCATGGTGATCGACGGGGCCATGACGGGCGTGCTCAGCGCGTTGCTCAAGCCGATGTTCGACGATGTGCTGGTCGCAGGTCGGGCGGATATGGTGCTCTGGGTGGCCCTGGCGTTCGGCGCGACCTTCGTGGTGCGCGCGATCACCTCGTTCACCTATCGCACAGTCATGGCGTATGTGTCCGAGAAGGTGGTGACCGGCCTGCAATCCAAGCTGACCGGCCATCTGATGACGCTGGATCACGGGTTTCACCACACGCACCCGCCCGGCCATCTGATCGACCGCGTACGCGGCGACACGGCCGAGGTGGCGGCGATCTTTGACAGGCTCATCCCCGGCGTCGCGCGCGATTCAATCTCGATCCTCGCGCTGTTGGCGGTGGCGCTGTGGACCGACTGGCTGTGGACCGTCGCCGCTCTGGTCGGTGTCCCGCTTCTGGTGCTGCCCGCCGCGATCCTGCAACGCGCGGTGCGCACGATGGGCATCCGCGCGCGGGACGCCTCGGCGGCGGCCTCGACCCGGCTGGATGAGATCTTCCACGGTGTCGTCACGATCCAGCGCACCGGGCTGGAAGAGCAGGAAACCACCCGCCTCAGTCAGGTGCTGTCACGTTTCGTCAAGGCGCGCGTGCGCGTCGCTGGCGGTCAGGCGGCCATGGGCTCGATGTCGGATCTGGTGGCCGCTCTGGGCTTTGCGCTGGTGCTGGTGCTGGCCGGCGGCCAGATCGTCGCCGGAGAGCGCACCGTGGGCGAGTTCATGACCTTCTTCTCGGCCATCGCCTTTCTGTTCGATCCGCTGCGCCGACTGGGCGCGCTTGCCGGGACGTGGCAGAGCGTGCTGGCCTCGCTCGAGCGCATCTACCGGCTGCTCGACGAAAAGCCGCGCATCGCCCAACCCGAGGGGCCGCTTGATCCGCTGCCCGCCCCGGGCACCGAAGAGATCCGCTTTGACGATGTCACCTTTGCCTATGACGGCGAACCGGTGCTGCGCGGCCTCAGCTTCACCGCCGAGCCGGGCAAGACCACGGCGCTGGTCGGCCCGTCGGGGGCGGGCAAGACCACGGTCTTCACGCTGGTGACCCGGCTGGCCGATGCGCAGGCCGGGCGCGTCAGCGTCGGCGGTGCAGATGTGACGCGCACCGACCTGCGCAGCCTGCGCGATCTGTTCAGCGTCGTCGCGCAGGACAGCGCCCTCTTTGACGAAACGCTGCGCGACAATGTGCTGATGGGGGCCAGCAATGTCTCTGAAGCGCGCCTCGCCGAGGCCCTCTCGGCCGCGCATGTCGATGAATTCCTGCCCTCGCTCAGCGATGGGCTCGACACCCGGGTCGGACCGCGCGGCTCGGCCCTGTCGGGCGGCCAGCGCCAGCGCGTGACCATCGCGCGCGCGCTGCTGCGCGCCTCCCCGATCCTGCTGCTGGACGAAGCCACATCGGCGCTCGACGCCCGCTCGGAAGCGCTGGTGCAGCAGGCGCTCGACAAGCTCAGCGCCAACCGCACGACGCTGGTCATCGCGCACCGCCTCTCGACCATCCGCCACGCCGACAAGATCGTGGTGATGGAGGCCGGGCGCGTCGTCGAGGAAGGCGATCACGAGACCCTGCTGGCCAAGGGGGGCACCTACGCCCGCCTCTACGCCCTGCAATTCAAGGACTGA
- a CDS encoding SLC13 family permease, producing the protein MDSQQMMILAVLGLTVAGFLWGRFRHDAVALAALVACVLTGLVPVETAFAGFGHPAVVTVACVLILSRALQHTGAVDALARRVLPSQAGQVPAVAALMGLGAGLSAFMNNVGAMALLMPLAVQLAGRLKLPPGQVLMPLAFGTILGGMVTLVGTPPNLIVAGFRPESTFRMFDFTWVGLPVAAIGIAFVALIGWRLVPARRPSGEAPFETGAYLTELRIPEDSKAVGLTLRGFEDALDGLDIMVLALVRGTTRQNNPHRGRKIKAGDLLIVEAEAKALTESAAQHGIALDGLSAFEEEEDDDEIVLREFALLPGSALIGRSARQLQPRSRWGVSLLAISREGQRPRGRLGSLMLKSGDLLLLRGTPALLAEFARDMNCVPLDTAPVSVPDKGKAIAAAGIMTVAILASAVGLVPAAVAFAAGVLATMLTRTLPLREVYTALDGPVIVLLAALIPVAGAMQATGAADLLAGGLVDGLAQGNTVAALVVVLVVTMVLSDVMNNAATAAVMAPIALGIAAQLGAQADGFLMAVAIGASCAFLTPIGHQNNTLILGPGGFRFGDYWRLGLALEVVIVAVSVPMILWVWGV; encoded by the coding sequence ATGGACAGCCAACAGATGATGATCCTTGCCGTGCTTGGCCTGACCGTGGCGGGTTTCTTGTGGGGTCGCTTTCGCCATGATGCCGTCGCATTGGCGGCGCTGGTCGCCTGTGTGCTGACCGGTCTCGTGCCGGTCGAGACCGCCTTTGCCGGGTTCGGGCATCCCGCCGTGGTGACGGTGGCCTGCGTGCTGATCCTCAGCCGGGCGTTGCAGCATACCGGAGCGGTCGATGCGCTGGCCCGGCGCGTGTTGCCGTCGCAGGCGGGTCAGGTGCCTGCCGTGGCGGCCCTGATGGGGCTGGGCGCGGGACTGTCGGCGTTCATGAATAACGTGGGTGCGATGGCGCTGCTCATGCCGCTGGCTGTGCAACTGGCGGGGCGGCTCAAGCTGCCGCCGGGACAGGTGCTCATGCCGCTGGCCTTTGGCACGATCCTCGGCGGTATGGTGACGCTGGTTGGGACGCCGCCGAACCTGATCGTCGCCGGCTTTCGCCCGGAGTCGACGTTTCGGATGTTCGACTTCACCTGGGTCGGCCTGCCGGTGGCCGCCATCGGCATCGCCTTCGTGGCGCTGATCGGCTGGCGGCTGGTTCCGGCGCGCAGGCCCAGCGGCGAGGCGCCCTTCGAGACCGGCGCCTATCTGACCGAGCTGCGCATCCCCGAGGACAGCAAGGCCGTCGGCCTGACCCTGCGCGGGTTCGAGGATGCGCTGGACGGGCTCGATATCATGGTGCTGGCGCTGGTGCGCGGCACCACGCGGCAGAACAACCCGCACCGGGGGCGCAAGATCAAGGCAGGCGATCTGTTGATCGTCGAGGCCGAGGCGAAGGCGCTGACCGAGAGCGCCGCCCAGCACGGCATCGCGCTGGACGGGCTGTCGGCGTTTGAAGAGGAGGAAGACGATGACGAGATCGTCCTGCGGGAATTTGCGCTGCTGCCCGGCTCGGCGCTGATCGGGCGCTCGGCACGGCAGTTGCAGCCGCGCTCGCGCTGGGGGGTGTCGCTGCTGGCGATCTCGCGCGAGGGGCAGCGGCCGCGCGGACGGCTGGGCAGTCTGATGCTGAAATCGGGCGATCTGCTCTTGTTGCGTGGCACGCCCGCGCTGCTGGCCGAATTCGCGCGCGACATGAATTGCGTGCCACTTGATACAGCACCCGTGTCGGTGCCCGACAAGGGTAAGGCCATCGCGGCGGCGGGGATCATGACGGTGGCGATCCTTGCCTCGGCGGTCGGGCTGGTGCCGGCGGCGGTGGCGTTTGCGGCGGGAGTGCTGGCGACGATGCTGACCCGGACGCTGCCGCTGCGCGAGGTGTATACGGCGCTGGACGGGCCGGTGATCGTGCTGCTGGCCGCGCTGATCCCGGTGGCGGGGGCGATGCAGGCGACCGGGGCGGCGGATCTGCTGGCGGGCGGGCTGGTCGACGGGCTGGCGCAGGGCAACACGGTGGCGGCGCTGGTGGTGGTGCTGGTGGTGACGATGGTGCTGTCGGACGTGATGAACAACGCGGCGACGGCGGCGGTGATGGCCCCCATCGCGCTGGGGATCGCGGCGCAGCTGGGGGCGCAGGCGGACGGGTTCCTGATGGCGGTAGCGATCGGGGCGTCGTGCGCCTTCCTGACGCCGATCGGGCACCAGAACAACACGCTGATCTTAGGTCCGGGCGGGTTCCGCTTTGGCGACTACTGGCGGCTGGGACTGGCGCTGGAGGTGGTGATCGTGGCCGTCTCGGTGCCGATGATCCTGTGGGTCTGGGGGGTGTGA